The stretch of DNA TGTTTTGGACAAACCACACATCAAAACCGTTATTTTTTAGTGCATCTATGGTTTTTACAATTTTGTCTTGAGTAGGTATTATTGTGCAATTCATTAATTTACCTCCTTTTAGACTGGTTTATTAATCAATTTATATCATGGTCAATACCATATTTTTTTATTTTTCTAGATAGGGTAGAAGGATTCACTTCTAAAACTTCTGCAGCTTTGCGTATGGATTGGTATGATTTAAGGGTTGATAAAATAACTTTTTTCTCAAAATGATCCATAATATGATTTAATTTGGATGCCTTTGGGTCTTTCACATCCTCTTTTTCCAATAAATGTTCTGTAAAAAAGTGAGTTGGTAGCTGTTCAATGTCTATTTCTTCAAAAGGGTTAATAATAAACATGTATTCAATTAAATTTTGCAATTCTCTGACATTTCCCGGCCAGGAATAGCTTTTCAAGCATTCAACTGCTTCACGAGTAATGCTGACATTTTTCTTATATCGCTTGTTTAATCTCTCAAGAAAAAAGAGCACGAGATCTTCAATGTCTTCCTTTCTTTCCCTTAAAGGAGGAGTTTTTATAGGGAAAACATTTAAGCGGAAATACAAGTCTTCCCTGAATTTTCCCATTTTAACCTCATTTAATAGAGCTTTGTTAGTAGCTGCTATAATACGAATATCAATTTTGGTGGGCTTTGAAGCTCCTATTCGAAAAAGCTCTCTTTCTTGAATCACACGGAGCAGCTTGGACTGAACAGGCAGGGGCAATTCGCTTACTTCATCAAGAAATATTGTGCCACCGTCAGCAAGCTCAAACATACCTGATTTTCCTTGCTGTAAGGCTCCAGTAAAGGAACCTGGCAAGTAGCCAAATAGTTCTGATTCAAATAATTCATTAGGAATAGCTGCACAGTTTACTACAATGTAAGGACCATCCTTTCTTGGGCTATGGTTATGAATGAAAGACGATAACAATTCCTTGCCAGTACCGGATTCCCCATATATCAATATATTGCTGTCATAGCCTGCTGCTTTTGTGGCCAGATCTATCATGTTAACCATAGTTTTACTGCGGAAAATAAAACCGTCCTTTTGCATCTGCAGCTGTCGAAGATGGCGTAGTTCCTCGACGTATTTTTTGCTTATCTTTTGTGTTTCTTCTAATTCATTTTTCATTTGAATAAGACTGGAAATATCTCTTGTGCTGTTTAAAACACCGACCATTTGATTTTGTGTATCCATAATAGGGTTTGCGGTGGTTAAAGCTTTCTTCCCCGTAGCATATTTATGTATTTTTGAAATTGAAGTTCCCTGTTCAATTACCATTAGTGATACAGCAACATTAATAAGACCTTCTTCCAACAATTCCTTCAAATTTTTCCCCACAATCTGTTCTTTTTGAATTCCGGTCACCCGAACATATGCTTTATTTATAAAAACTACCATTCCGTGTACATCAGAAATCAAAATACCGTCATCACAGGCTTCAAGAATTGCATTAAGCAGATCATCTGTTTCATTTAATTTATTGAAACCCTGTCCTTGAGACATGCTACTTTCAAGAATGGTTAACCAGCTTTTTTCCATATTAAGACTTCCTTTCTAAGGCATATTGTCAGGGAGACATGGATTTACCTACTATTTAATTTTAGTATTCTGTAAGTTTACATTTTTTCCTTGTTTAATCTAATAAAATACCTTGGTTTAATATTGTTTAAAAATCTGTAAAAAAAATGCCTCTTTTAGTAGAGGCTAGGTGTAAGGTGAGTTTTAGGTTAAATTATTTATATATTCTATAACATTTTCTAAAGGTTCCACATCACCAAACTTGGCGTCAATGTCAAAAAGGTTCCATTCGATTGCTCCAGGTATCCTATCTCCTATGGTTTCCTCAGGAACGATTACTCGGAAACCGCAGGCAATGGCATCCATACATGTATGTCTTACACAGGCACAGGCTGTGGCACCTGTAACAATAACTGTATCCACACCAAGTGAAGTTAACTGGTACTGTAGTGGTGTTCCGGCAAAACAACTTGCCATTTTTTTGACAAAGATGATTTCATCAGGTTGAGGATCTAGTCTTTCGTCAATTTGAGCCCAGTAAGTATCCAGGTGCAGCTCTCTAAGGGGAATTTTTTTATCCCAGATACCGTTATCCAAAAAACCATTTGGATTAAACGCAGTTGTGCTGTAAAAAATAGGAATTTTTTTTGGTCTAGCTGCATCTAACAATTTTCTTGTATTTGCTACCATTTCATCAGCACCAACACAGGTAAACGCGTGCCCTTCTCTAGTCCAGGCATTTGCCAAGTCTACATTTATAATCGCTGGTTTTTTACCATAACCCATTCTTGTTTGAAATCCTCTTTCTTTGTAAATTTCTCTGGCTTTTTTGAAAGTTTCCTGCAATACTTTTGGATCAAACACATCATATACTGACATTTACAACACCCTTTCTAAATTTTTTGTTATTTATTATTGTCCAAGTTGTTCCTGGACCCTTCCATAATATTGATGGATGTCTGTTGCCTGCTTGGGAGGAATGCCTATTATTCTGCTGGCTAAAAATGTCACCATGATTGAAGTAACCATTCCTGTTGCACCAGAAATCCAAACGTTAAAATTAATGCCAATCAATAATGTCAAAAACAGCGTTGTCCCAATAATCGAACCAGCAATTGCACCCTGCTTTGTTGCTTTTTTGTCATAAACTGCCATTATGACTGGTCCAACTACCATACAGGCCATTCCCCCTAGTGCCGCATAAACCAACAAGGACAAAAATTGGGGTGTCTTCCACAAGGAAAGTGCAAGTGAAAGTCCACCTATTGCAAAGGTACTAAGCTGGGAAACCCTTAAAGCCTGTTTTTCTGTTAATTTTTTATTAAGTGTTTTGTTAATCAAATCATGACCTACCGTTGTTCCTACAGTAATTAGTACACCAGCCACGGTGGTCAGAATAGCTGATAAAATGCCAATTACAGCCATGACTCCTAAGATGGAAGGAAAGTAGGTTTTAATAACCATGGGCACGACAGAATCTGGGTCAGCCAATTCTGGGAATAAAATTCTTCCTGCTGTCCCAGCCCACATGGCACCACTGATTATTGTAGTAAAGATAATAAGATAAATAACTAGTCTTTTAAAGCTTTGAACATCTTTGAGTGCAAAAAACCTGGCACTCATATAAGGCTGACCGATTTGCCACAGCCAGTAATAGATAACCATAAAGAATGCGGTCAAAGGTGTAAACAGGTTAGGTTCAAAAATTGCATTTAAGGTTGGGTTAATCGCTTCCAACTTCATATTCATGGCTCCCCAGCCACCAACAGCATAAATACTTACAGGCACCAACACGAACATGACTGCTGCCATAAACACGCCCTGGACAGCATCTGTCCAAGCTACTGCCAGCAAACCACCCATGGCACAATACATGATCATGATAATGCCAAAAACTAGCGTTGCAGTAACAAAGGGGATGTCAAAAAAAGCACTGAAAACAACACCAACGCCTTTGAACTGGGCAATCATCATGGGGACATAAAACATAACTATTCCAAGAGAAACAAAGGCTCGCAAGAATTTACTTTCATACATTTCCCCTAAAAAATCTGGAATAGTCAATGTATTCAACCGTGCACTAATTACACGCATCCTAGGTCCAAACAGCAATGTTGGGATAATTAATCCTGGAATACATCCAATCCAGATCCATGCCATTGGCCAGCCATACGTATAGGCCAGGCCCCCATTGCCTAGATAACTGCTGGCACTGCCGTAGGTGGAAACCATGCAAATAGCAATAATTAATGGGCCTAAGGATCTACCGCCAACAGCAAAATCAGCAGTATTTTTTGTTCTAATGGTGGCAATATAGCCAATTCCAATTAGCAGACAAATAAAAACAACAAGACCAATTACTAACTGCAGCCAGACATTGCTTCCAAATGTCAAGTTATCCATTGTTTTCGATTTCCCCTTTCTTTAGGATTTCAAACATTTCCTCAGTCCAAAATTTATTCATATACAAAATGGACAAAAGCAGCGTTCCAC from Desulfitibacter alkalitolerans DSM 16504 encodes:
- a CDS encoding sodium:solute symporter family transporter, coding for MDNLTFGSNVWLQLVIGLVVFICLLIGIGYIATIRTKNTADFAVGGRSLGPLIIAICMVSTYGSASSYLGNGGLAYTYGWPMAWIWIGCIPGLIIPTLLFGPRMRVISARLNTLTIPDFLGEMYESKFLRAFVSLGIVMFYVPMMIAQFKGVGVVFSAFFDIPFVTATLVFGIIMIMYCAMGGLLAVAWTDAVQGVFMAAVMFVLVPVSIYAVGGWGAMNMKLEAINPTLNAIFEPNLFTPLTAFFMVIYYWLWQIGQPYMSARFFALKDVQSFKRLVIYLIIFTTIISGAMWAGTAGRILFPELADPDSVVPMVIKTYFPSILGVMAVIGILSAILTTVAGVLITVGTTVGHDLINKTLNKKLTEKQALRVSQLSTFAIGGLSLALSLWKTPQFLSLLVYAALGGMACMVVGPVIMAVYDKKATKQGAIAGSIIGTTLFLTLLIGINFNVWISGATGMVTSIMVTFLASRIIGIPPKQATDIHQYYGRVQEQLGQ
- a CDS encoding isochorismatase family protein; its protein translation is MSVYDVFDPKVLQETFKKAREIYKERGFQTRMGYGKKPAIINVDLANAWTREGHAFTCVGADEMVANTRKLLDAARPKKIPIFYSTTAFNPNGFLDNGIWDKKIPLRELHLDTYWAQIDERLDPQPDEIIFVKKMASCFAGTPLQYQLTSLGVDTVIVTGATACACVRHTCMDAIACGFRVIVPEETIGDRIPGAIEWNLFDIDAKFGDVEPLENVIEYINNLT
- a CDS encoding sigma-54 interaction domain-containing protein, which codes for MEKSWLTILESSMSQGQGFNKLNETDDLLNAILEACDDGILISDVHGMVVFINKAYVRVTGIQKEQIVGKNLKELLEEGLINVAVSLMVIEQGTSISKIHKYATGKKALTTANPIMDTQNQMVGVLNSTRDISSLIQMKNELEETQKISKKYVEELRHLRQLQMQKDGFIFRSKTMVNMIDLATKAAGYDSNILIYGESGTGKELLSSFIHNHSPRKDGPYIVVNCAAIPNELFESELFGYLPGSFTGALQQGKSGMFELADGGTIFLDEVSELPLPVQSKLLRVIQERELFRIGASKPTKIDIRIIAATNKALLNEVKMGKFREDLYFRLNVFPIKTPPLRERKEDIEDLVLFFLERLNKRYKKNVSITREAVECLKSYSWPGNVRELQNLIEYMFIINPFEEIDIEQLPTHFFTEHLLEKEDVKDPKASKLNHIMDHFEKKVILSTLKSYQSIRKAAEVLEVNPSTLSRKIKKYGIDHDIN